In Fluviicola taffensis DSM 16823, the following are encoded in one genomic region:
- the lptB gene encoding LPS export ABC transporter ATP-binding protein has product MKLHTHDIKKTYKGRNVVKGVSIEVSQGEIVGLLGPNGAGKTTSFYMMVGLVKPDEGKVFLDDLEITHYPMYKRSQLGIGYLPQEVSVFRKLTVEDNILSILELTNLSKVERVEKMEQLLEEFSLTKVRKNLGNRLSGGEKRRTEIARALATNPKFVLLDEPFAGVDPIAVEDIQSIVSDLRKRNIGILITDHNVQETLSITDRAYLLFEGSILKSGTAEELASDEQVRKVYLGQNFVLRTKNL; this is encoded by the coding sequence GTGAAACTACATACACATGATATCAAGAAGACCTATAAAGGTCGCAATGTCGTAAAAGGCGTAAGCATTGAAGTAAGTCAAGGCGAAATCGTTGGTTTATTGGGACCTAATGGCGCTGGAAAAACGACTTCATTCTACATGATGGTTGGTTTGGTAAAACCAGATGAAGGAAAAGTATTTTTAGACGATCTTGAAATCACACATTATCCCATGTACAAACGTTCTCAACTCGGAATTGGATATCTTCCACAAGAAGTTTCCGTGTTTCGAAAACTAACGGTTGAAGACAATATTCTAAGCATTTTGGAATTGACGAATCTTTCGAAAGTAGAACGGGTTGAAAAGATGGAACAACTCCTTGAAGAGTTTAGTTTAACGAAAGTTCGAAAAAACTTAGGAAACAGACTTTCTGGTGGAGAAAAAAGAAGAACCGAAATTGCCCGAGCTTTGGCAACTAATCCAAAATTTGTATTGTTAGACGAACCTTTTGCTGGAGTTGACCCAATTGCCGTAGAAGACATTCAAAGTATTGTGTCTGATTTAAGAAAACGAAATATTGGAATCTTAATCACTGACCACAACGTACAAGAAACACTTTCAATTACTGATAGAGCTTATTTGTTGTTCGAAGGAAGTATTTTAAAATCAGGAACGGCCGAAGAATTGGCATCTGATGAACAGGTGAGAAAGGTGTATCTCGGTCAAAACTTTGTACTACGCACTAAAAACCTCTAA
- a CDS encoding surface antigen (D15), translating into MKHFTRFIEGKWWIGILFLLLFLVSPSIYSQKTIYFSDPAFKKISKKKEFLFSDSISLNNQLKEIQFLAYKKGYLTFGIDSITSTDSLHKEAHFTLGLPYKKLILEISDKSKRALREIGISPRTIETLDPNPAEITRNLERILHQFEIAGYPFAKLSFEDLRVEKETLYADLLITTNSRVKWNELVVKGTKVKLSAKYLENFLHIESGDWYNQEQVDLITTRLTQLTFVKQTKPAEILFTPEGANLYLYIETKPVSLFNGTIGLQQDPIKLKYQITGDIRLKLQNAFKHGELFDLNWRSIQPGTQQLKIQAAYPFLFNTPFGLDGQFSLFKRDSTFLELKTTAGVTYFVSGGKTLTAFYKNQQSNLLGAATTGLYGTTKSNSYGLSFRNQTVDYLPNPRKGFVLYFEANIGKRTLQKDTIRSSYLLYGGKLQFEYYQSLGKRFVIKAGIISETFYTNNIQQNELLRFGGNLSQRGFLEDELLSTYRATFTIEPRFILDQNSYLFAFYDQSWYESNVQNYVNDSPKGFGAGLCFGTNIGIFSLTYALGHQFSNPILFRDSKVHFGYVAYF; encoded by the coding sequence TTGAAGCATTTCACAAGGTTTATTGAGGGAAAATGGTGGATTGGAATTTTATTCCTTCTCTTATTTTTGGTGTCTCCTTCAATTTATTCTCAAAAAACAATTTATTTTTCAGATCCAGCGTTCAAAAAAATTAGCAAAAAAAAAGAGTTCCTATTTTCAGATTCAATTTCACTCAACAATCAGTTAAAAGAAATCCAATTTTTAGCTTATAAAAAAGGATATTTAACATTTGGAATCGATTCGATAACCTCTACCGACAGCCTTCATAAAGAAGCTCATTTCACCCTCGGGTTACCTTATAAAAAATTAATTCTGGAAATAAGCGACAAAAGTAAACGTGCATTACGTGAAATCGGAATCAGTCCGCGAACCATTGAAACGTTGGATCCAAATCCAGCAGAAATAACCCGAAATTTAGAACGTATTCTCCATCAATTTGAAATTGCTGGTTACCCATTTGCAAAACTATCTTTTGAAGATTTAAGAGTGGAGAAAGAAACGCTTTATGCCGATTTGCTCATCACCACAAACTCACGAGTGAAATGGAATGAATTGGTTGTAAAGGGAACTAAAGTCAAATTATCCGCTAAATACCTGGAAAATTTCCTACACATTGAAAGTGGAGACTGGTACAATCAAGAACAAGTCGATTTAATTACGACTAGACTTACCCAATTGACTTTCGTAAAACAAACCAAACCCGCTGAGATTTTATTTACCCCCGAAGGAGCAAATTTGTATCTCTACATTGAAACAAAACCAGTTTCCTTGTTTAATGGAACAATTGGTTTACAGCAAGATCCAATAAAACTGAAATATCAAATAACTGGTGACATTCGCTTGAAGTTACAAAACGCATTCAAACACGGAGAATTATTCGATCTTAATTGGCGCTCCATTCAACCTGGAACACAACAATTGAAGATTCAGGCAGCATATCCATTCTTATTCAACACTCCCTTTGGTTTAGACGGACAGTTTTCATTGTTCAAGCGAGACTCCACATTTTTGGAACTCAAAACAACCGCTGGTGTTACTTATTTTGTTTCTGGTGGAAAAACACTAACCGCATTCTATAAAAATCAACAATCCAATTTATTGGGAGCAGCAACCACTGGTTTATATGGTACTACAAAAAGTAATTCTTACGGACTTTCTTTTCGCAATCAAACGGTTGACTATTTGCCAAATCCACGAAAAGGATTTGTTCTCTATTTTGAAGCAAATATTGGAAAAAGAACACTTCAGAAAGACACCATTCGCAGCAGTTATCTACTTTATGGCGGCAAACTTCAATTTGAATATTACCAATCCTTGGGTAAACGATTTGTGATAAAAGCGGGAATCATTAGTGAAACGTTTTACACCAATAATATCCAACAAAACGAACTCTTACGCTTTGGAGGAAACCTCTCGCAAAGAGGCTTTTTGGAAGACGAATTACTCAGCACTTATCGAGCTACTTTTACCATTGAACCACGTTTCATTTTAGATCAGAATTCCTACTTATTTGCTTTCTATGATCAAAGTTGGTACGAAAGCAATGTTCAAAATTACGTGAATGATTCTCCCAAAGGGTTTGGAGCTGGTTTATGCTTTGGAACCAATATTGGAATATTTTCTCTCACCTATGCACTTGGTCATCAATTCTCCAATCCCATTTTATTCCGAGATTCGAAAGTTCATTTTGGATATGTGGCGTATTTCTAA